One Setaria viridis chromosome 3, Setaria_viridis_v4.0, whole genome shotgun sequence DNA window includes the following coding sequences:
- the LOC117848651 gene encoding kinesin-like protein KIN-10B isoform X1, with product MEEAAGATVAIPNSSSHPPRIRAAPVRVVARICPGGGSRGSFQVAARVSDAADSSPASASVSFIPINKEATPAAAGALTLRKDCEYKLDYCYTKDDSYTLIFDNEVKHLLDDIFCGDGQSNACVITCGATAKTHLIMGSQDHDGLLNMAMKEILRRAKPMGAAVSISSYQVLQDNHVFDILKPKDSEVHVLEDATGRTHLKGLSRVDIKSFEEFSDLCCGGSYMLKQTTKTSNQLQARGHQGFVIYISKVYKAGGECAVSKINFLDLAEYVDIKQKNYGGGVAPSNSNKSLYAIMNVVQALNNNQSFIPYRPYKVTRILQDSLCKTSGAVLICCLDEVSCQDAVSTLTLASRSSQVVNEQFYNLSLGTRSCSKSNASLSVRAKNLSRSLLPSIQQNSVPKNGRTQFINSAVKATRTPTANKRSEATMHSAKKHVSSVSTSINMKQIGAKSIQSGRRLFSTTTDSSKEDKIGAVPTMVAKAEEVQSSLGMAIQGSSPVEPCDETEKVVDVVSSERQEVVPCSVKELALVDIQEKPFCPLVQDPFCPLVQGHSSSDLHAENSYADLGMTCSSDIADEIAEKTPVCAIQSSPKLSDRLKEISNSLKLLSTRPVNITKPKTDMLCAQPFSTDVAEPRTPAVQLKFGHAENLQESLKGRSTGIKKSLAQECLTILNSANKEQLKSLKGIGEKRANYILELREESPEPLKNIDELRTIIGMNKNEITKMMSEMILDL from the exons ATGGAAGAAGCAGCAGGCGCCACCGTCGCTATCCCCAATTCCTCCTCTCACCCTCCCAGGATTCGGGCCGCCCCCGTCAGAGTCGTCGCCAGGATCTGCCCCGGCGGAGGCTCCAGAGGCTCCTTCCAGGTCGCCGCCCGCGTCTCCGATGCGGCCGATTCGtctcccgcctccgcctccgtctCGTTCATCCCCATCAACAAGGAGGCCACTCCTGCTGCCGCCGG GGCTCTGACCCTGCGCAAGGATTGCGAGTACAAGCTCGATTACTGCTATACGAAGGATGATTCCTACACCCTCATCTTCGACAACGAGGTCAAACACCTCCTGGATGACATCTTCTGCGGCGATGGGCAGAGCAACGCATGCGTAATCACTTGTGGTGCCACCGCCAAAACCCACCTCATCATG GGGTCCCAGGATCATGATGGCTTGCTCAACATGGCCATGAAGGAAATCCTCCGCAGAGCCAAACCCATGGGGGCAGCCGTCAGCATTTCCTCTTATCAGGTGCTTCAGGATAACCATGTCTTTGATATCTTGAAGCCGAAGGACAGCGAGGTCCACGTGCTGGAGGATGCCACTGGAAGGACTCACCTCAAGGGCCTGTCCAGG GTTGATATCAAGTCATTTGAGGAGTTTTCAGATCTTTGTTGTGGTGGAAGTTACATGCTCAAACAAACCACAAAAACTTCAAACCAGTTACAGGCCAGAGGACACCAAGGCTTTGTTATTTACATTTCTAAAGTTTACAAGGCAGGCGGAGAATGTGCTGTATCTAAGATAAATTTCCTTGACTTGGCAG AATATGTTGATATCAAGCAGAAGAACTATGGTGGAGGGGTTGCTCCATCAAATTCTAACAAGTCATTATATGCTATCATGAATGTCGTGCAAGCTCTGAACAACAACCAGAGCTTCATACCCTACAGACCATATAAAGTAACTCGTATTTTGCAAGATTCTTTGTGCAAGACAAGTGGCGCTGTGTTGATCTGTTGTTTG GATGAAGTTTCCTGCCAAGATGCAGTCTCTACTCTTACTTTGGCTTCTCGCTCAAGCCAAGTGGTCAATGAACAATTCTACAACCTATCCTTGGGTACCAGAAGTTGTTCAAAATCAAATGCAAGCCTTTCAGTAAGGGCTAAGAATTTGTCAAGGTCATTGCTGCCCTCTATCCAGCAAAATTCTGTACCGAAGAATGGCCGAACCCAATTCATTAACAGTGCAGTAAAGGCAACTCGAACCCCCACTGCCAATAAGAG GTCTGAAGCAACCATGCATTCGGCCAAAAAACATGTAAGCTCTGTCTCTACTTCAATTAATATGAAGCAAATAGGAGCTAAGTCCATTCAGAGTGGCAG GAGGTTGTTCAGTACAACCACTGATTCATCAAAG GAGGATAAGATAGGTGCTGTGCCAACTATGGTGGCGAAAGCTGAG GAGGTTCAGTCATCACTTGGCATGGCAATTCAAGGCTCATCGCCGGTTGAG CCATGTGATGAAACAGAAAAGGTTGTAGATGTTGTGTCATCTGAAAGGCAAGAAGTAGTGCCTTGCAGTGTGAAAGAACTAGCATTAGTTGACATTCAAGAAAAG CCTTTTTGTCCTCTTGTTCAGGATCCTTTTTGTCCCCTTGTTCAGGGCCATTCCTCTTCAGATTTGCATGCAGAGAATTCATATGCTGACTTGGGCATGACATGCTCATCTGATATAGCTG ATGAAATTGCTGAGAAGACTCCAGTCTGTGCTATCCAATCCTCTCCAAAGCTGAGCGATCGACTAAAAGAGATATCAAACTCATTGAAGCTTCTTAGCACTAGGCCAGTGAATATAAcaaaaccaaaaacagatatGCTTTGTGCCCAACCCTTTAGCACAGATGTAGCTGAACCAAGAACTCCTGCAGTTCAATTGAAATTTGGGCATGCTGAAAATCTTCAAGAGTCACTCAAGGGTCGCAGCACAGGGATTAAG AAATCCCTGGCTCAAGAGTGCTTGACAATTCTAAACAGCGCTAATAA GGAGCAGTTAAAAAGCCTTAAG GGTATTGGAGAGAAAAGAGCAAATTATATACTTGAGCTCCGAGAGGAGTCACCAGAGCCATTgaaaaat ATTGATGAGCTTAGAACCATCATTGGGATGAATAAAAATGAG ATCACCAAAATGATGTCAGAGATGATTCTGGACTTGTAG
- the LOC117848651 gene encoding kinesin-like protein KIN-10B isoform X3, whose product MEEAAGATVAIPNSSSHPPRIRAAPVRVVARICPGGGSRGSFQVAARVSDAADSSPASASVSFIPINKEATPAAAGALTLRKDCEYKLDYCYTKDDSYTLIFDNEVKHLLDDIFCGDGQSNACVITCGATAKTHLIMGSQDHDGLLNMAMKEILRRAKPMGAAVSISSYQVLQDNHVFDILKPKDSEVHVLEDATGRTHLKGLSRVDIKSFEEFSDLCCGGSYMLKQTTKTSNQLQARGHQGFVIYISKVYKAGGECAVSKINFLDLAEYVDIKQKNYGGGVAPSNSNKSLYAIMNVVQALNNNQSFIPYRPYKVTRILQDSLCKTSGAVLICCLDEVSCQDAVSTLTLASRSSQVVNEQFYNLSLGTRSCSKSNASLSVRAKNLSRSLLPSIQQNSVPKNGRTQFINSAVKATRTPTANKRSEATMHSAKKHVSSVSTSINMKQIGAKSIQSGRRLFSTTTDSSKEDKIGAVPTMVAKAEEVQSSLGMAIQGSSPVEPCDETEKVVDVVSSERQEVVPCSVKELALVDIQEKGHSSSDLHAENSYADLGMTCSSDIADEIAEKTPVCAIQSSPKLSDRLKEISNSLKLLSTRPVNITKPKTDMLCAQPFSTDVAEPRTPAVQLKFGHAENLQESLKGRSTGIKKSLAQECLTILNSANKEQLKSLKGIGEKRANYILELREESPEPLKNIDELRTIIGMNKNEITKMMSEMILDL is encoded by the exons ATGGAAGAAGCAGCAGGCGCCACCGTCGCTATCCCCAATTCCTCCTCTCACCCTCCCAGGATTCGGGCCGCCCCCGTCAGAGTCGTCGCCAGGATCTGCCCCGGCGGAGGCTCCAGAGGCTCCTTCCAGGTCGCCGCCCGCGTCTCCGATGCGGCCGATTCGtctcccgcctccgcctccgtctCGTTCATCCCCATCAACAAGGAGGCCACTCCTGCTGCCGCCGG GGCTCTGACCCTGCGCAAGGATTGCGAGTACAAGCTCGATTACTGCTATACGAAGGATGATTCCTACACCCTCATCTTCGACAACGAGGTCAAACACCTCCTGGATGACATCTTCTGCGGCGATGGGCAGAGCAACGCATGCGTAATCACTTGTGGTGCCACCGCCAAAACCCACCTCATCATG GGGTCCCAGGATCATGATGGCTTGCTCAACATGGCCATGAAGGAAATCCTCCGCAGAGCCAAACCCATGGGGGCAGCCGTCAGCATTTCCTCTTATCAGGTGCTTCAGGATAACCATGTCTTTGATATCTTGAAGCCGAAGGACAGCGAGGTCCACGTGCTGGAGGATGCCACTGGAAGGACTCACCTCAAGGGCCTGTCCAGG GTTGATATCAAGTCATTTGAGGAGTTTTCAGATCTTTGTTGTGGTGGAAGTTACATGCTCAAACAAACCACAAAAACTTCAAACCAGTTACAGGCCAGAGGACACCAAGGCTTTGTTATTTACATTTCTAAAGTTTACAAGGCAGGCGGAGAATGTGCTGTATCTAAGATAAATTTCCTTGACTTGGCAG AATATGTTGATATCAAGCAGAAGAACTATGGTGGAGGGGTTGCTCCATCAAATTCTAACAAGTCATTATATGCTATCATGAATGTCGTGCAAGCTCTGAACAACAACCAGAGCTTCATACCCTACAGACCATATAAAGTAACTCGTATTTTGCAAGATTCTTTGTGCAAGACAAGTGGCGCTGTGTTGATCTGTTGTTTG GATGAAGTTTCCTGCCAAGATGCAGTCTCTACTCTTACTTTGGCTTCTCGCTCAAGCCAAGTGGTCAATGAACAATTCTACAACCTATCCTTGGGTACCAGAAGTTGTTCAAAATCAAATGCAAGCCTTTCAGTAAGGGCTAAGAATTTGTCAAGGTCATTGCTGCCCTCTATCCAGCAAAATTCTGTACCGAAGAATGGCCGAACCCAATTCATTAACAGTGCAGTAAAGGCAACTCGAACCCCCACTGCCAATAAGAG GTCTGAAGCAACCATGCATTCGGCCAAAAAACATGTAAGCTCTGTCTCTACTTCAATTAATATGAAGCAAATAGGAGCTAAGTCCATTCAGAGTGGCAG GAGGTTGTTCAGTACAACCACTGATTCATCAAAG GAGGATAAGATAGGTGCTGTGCCAACTATGGTGGCGAAAGCTGAG GAGGTTCAGTCATCACTTGGCATGGCAATTCAAGGCTCATCGCCGGTTGAG CCATGTGATGAAACAGAAAAGGTTGTAGATGTTGTGTCATCTGAAAGGCAAGAAGTAGTGCCTTGCAGTGTGAAAGAACTAGCATTAGTTGACATTCAAGAAAAG GGCCATTCCTCTTCAGATTTGCATGCAGAGAATTCATATGCTGACTTGGGCATGACATGCTCATCTGATATAGCTG ATGAAATTGCTGAGAAGACTCCAGTCTGTGCTATCCAATCCTCTCCAAAGCTGAGCGATCGACTAAAAGAGATATCAAACTCATTGAAGCTTCTTAGCACTAGGCCAGTGAATATAAcaaaaccaaaaacagatatGCTTTGTGCCCAACCCTTTAGCACAGATGTAGCTGAACCAAGAACTCCTGCAGTTCAATTGAAATTTGGGCATGCTGAAAATCTTCAAGAGTCACTCAAGGGTCGCAGCACAGGGATTAAG AAATCCCTGGCTCAAGAGTGCTTGACAATTCTAAACAGCGCTAATAA GGAGCAGTTAAAAAGCCTTAAG GGTATTGGAGAGAAAAGAGCAAATTATATACTTGAGCTCCGAGAGGAGTCACCAGAGCCATTgaaaaat ATTGATGAGCTTAGAACCATCATTGGGATGAATAAAAATGAG ATCACCAAAATGATGTCAGAGATGATTCTGGACTTGTAG
- the LOC117848651 gene encoding kinesin-like protein KIN-10B isoform X5 yields the protein MEEAAGATVAIPNSSSHPPRIRAAPVRVVARICPGGGSRGSFQVAARVSDAADSSPASASVSFIPINKEATPAAAGALTLRKDCEYKLDYCYTKDDSYTLIFDNEVKHLLDDIFCGDGQSNACVITCGATAKTHLIMGSQDHDGLLNMAMKEILRRAKPMGAAVSISSYQVLQDNHVFDILKPKDSEVHVLEDATGRTHLKGLSRVDIKSFEEFSDLCCGGSYMLKQTTKTSNQLQARGHQGFVIYISKVYKAGGECAVSKINFLDLAEYVDIKQKNYGGGVAPSNSNKSLYAIMNVVQALNNNQSFIPYRPYKVTRILQDSLCKTSGAVLICCLDEVSCQDAVSTLTLASRSSQVVNEQFYNLSLGTRSCSKSNASLSVRAKNLSRSLLPSIQQNSVPKNGRTQFINSAVKATRTPTANKRSEATMHSAKKHVSSVSTSINMKQIGAKSIQSGRRLFSTTTDSSKEDKIGAVPTMVAKAEEVQSSLGMAIQGSSPVEGHSSSDLHAENSYADLGMTCSSDIADEIAEKTPVCAIQSSPKLSDRLKEISNSLKLLSTRPVNITKPKTDMLCAQPFSTDVAEPRTPAVQLKFGHAENLQESLKGRSTGIKKSLAQECLTILNSANKEQLKSLKGIGEKRANYILELREESPEPLKNIDELRTIIGMNKNEITKMMSEMILDL from the exons ATGGAAGAAGCAGCAGGCGCCACCGTCGCTATCCCCAATTCCTCCTCTCACCCTCCCAGGATTCGGGCCGCCCCCGTCAGAGTCGTCGCCAGGATCTGCCCCGGCGGAGGCTCCAGAGGCTCCTTCCAGGTCGCCGCCCGCGTCTCCGATGCGGCCGATTCGtctcccgcctccgcctccgtctCGTTCATCCCCATCAACAAGGAGGCCACTCCTGCTGCCGCCGG GGCTCTGACCCTGCGCAAGGATTGCGAGTACAAGCTCGATTACTGCTATACGAAGGATGATTCCTACACCCTCATCTTCGACAACGAGGTCAAACACCTCCTGGATGACATCTTCTGCGGCGATGGGCAGAGCAACGCATGCGTAATCACTTGTGGTGCCACCGCCAAAACCCACCTCATCATG GGGTCCCAGGATCATGATGGCTTGCTCAACATGGCCATGAAGGAAATCCTCCGCAGAGCCAAACCCATGGGGGCAGCCGTCAGCATTTCCTCTTATCAGGTGCTTCAGGATAACCATGTCTTTGATATCTTGAAGCCGAAGGACAGCGAGGTCCACGTGCTGGAGGATGCCACTGGAAGGACTCACCTCAAGGGCCTGTCCAGG GTTGATATCAAGTCATTTGAGGAGTTTTCAGATCTTTGTTGTGGTGGAAGTTACATGCTCAAACAAACCACAAAAACTTCAAACCAGTTACAGGCCAGAGGACACCAAGGCTTTGTTATTTACATTTCTAAAGTTTACAAGGCAGGCGGAGAATGTGCTGTATCTAAGATAAATTTCCTTGACTTGGCAG AATATGTTGATATCAAGCAGAAGAACTATGGTGGAGGGGTTGCTCCATCAAATTCTAACAAGTCATTATATGCTATCATGAATGTCGTGCAAGCTCTGAACAACAACCAGAGCTTCATACCCTACAGACCATATAAAGTAACTCGTATTTTGCAAGATTCTTTGTGCAAGACAAGTGGCGCTGTGTTGATCTGTTGTTTG GATGAAGTTTCCTGCCAAGATGCAGTCTCTACTCTTACTTTGGCTTCTCGCTCAAGCCAAGTGGTCAATGAACAATTCTACAACCTATCCTTGGGTACCAGAAGTTGTTCAAAATCAAATGCAAGCCTTTCAGTAAGGGCTAAGAATTTGTCAAGGTCATTGCTGCCCTCTATCCAGCAAAATTCTGTACCGAAGAATGGCCGAACCCAATTCATTAACAGTGCAGTAAAGGCAACTCGAACCCCCACTGCCAATAAGAG GTCTGAAGCAACCATGCATTCGGCCAAAAAACATGTAAGCTCTGTCTCTACTTCAATTAATATGAAGCAAATAGGAGCTAAGTCCATTCAGAGTGGCAG GAGGTTGTTCAGTACAACCACTGATTCATCAAAG GAGGATAAGATAGGTGCTGTGCCAACTATGGTGGCGAAAGCTGAG GAGGTTCAGTCATCACTTGGCATGGCAATTCAAGGCTCATCGCCGGTTGAG GGCCATTCCTCTTCAGATTTGCATGCAGAGAATTCATATGCTGACTTGGGCATGACATGCTCATCTGATATAGCTG ATGAAATTGCTGAGAAGACTCCAGTCTGTGCTATCCAATCCTCTCCAAAGCTGAGCGATCGACTAAAAGAGATATCAAACTCATTGAAGCTTCTTAGCACTAGGCCAGTGAATATAAcaaaaccaaaaacagatatGCTTTGTGCCCAACCCTTTAGCACAGATGTAGCTGAACCAAGAACTCCTGCAGTTCAATTGAAATTTGGGCATGCTGAAAATCTTCAAGAGTCACTCAAGGGTCGCAGCACAGGGATTAAG AAATCCCTGGCTCAAGAGTGCTTGACAATTCTAAACAGCGCTAATAA GGAGCAGTTAAAAAGCCTTAAG GGTATTGGAGAGAAAAGAGCAAATTATATACTTGAGCTCCGAGAGGAGTCACCAGAGCCATTgaaaaat ATTGATGAGCTTAGAACCATCATTGGGATGAATAAAAATGAG ATCACCAAAATGATGTCAGAGATGATTCTGGACTTGTAG
- the LOC117848651 gene encoding kinesin-like protein KIN-10B isoform X4 gives MEEAAGATVAIPNSSSHPPRIRAAPVRVVARICPGGGSRGSFQVAARVSDAADSSPASASVSFIPINKEATPAAAGALTLRKDCEYKLDYCYTKDDSYTLIFDNEVKHLLDDIFCGDGQSNACVITCGATAKTHLIMGSQDHDGLLNMAMKEILRRAKPMGAAVSISSYQVLQDNHVFDILKPKDSEVHVLEDATGRTHLKGLSRVDIKSFEEFSDLCCGGSYMLKQTTKTSNQLQARGHQGFVIYISKVYKAGGECAVSKINFLDLAEYVDIKQKNYGGGVAPSNSNKSLYAIMNVVQALNNNQSFIPYRPYKVTRILQDSLCKTSGAVLICCLDEVSCQDAVSTLTLASRSSQVVNEQFYNLSLGTRSCSKSNASLSVRAKNLSRSLLPSIQQNSVPKNGRTQFINSAVKATRTPTANKRSEATMHSAKKHVSSVSTSINMKQIGAKSIQSGRRLFSTTTDSSKEDKIGAVPTMVAKAEEVQSSLGMAIQGSSPVEDPFCPLVQGHSSSDLHAENSYADLGMTCSSDIADEIAEKTPVCAIQSSPKLSDRLKEISNSLKLLSTRPVNITKPKTDMLCAQPFSTDVAEPRTPAVQLKFGHAENLQESLKGRSTGIKKSLAQECLTILNSANKEQLKSLKGIGEKRANYILELREESPEPLKNIDELRTIIGMNKNEITKMMSEMILDL, from the exons ATGGAAGAAGCAGCAGGCGCCACCGTCGCTATCCCCAATTCCTCCTCTCACCCTCCCAGGATTCGGGCCGCCCCCGTCAGAGTCGTCGCCAGGATCTGCCCCGGCGGAGGCTCCAGAGGCTCCTTCCAGGTCGCCGCCCGCGTCTCCGATGCGGCCGATTCGtctcccgcctccgcctccgtctCGTTCATCCCCATCAACAAGGAGGCCACTCCTGCTGCCGCCGG GGCTCTGACCCTGCGCAAGGATTGCGAGTACAAGCTCGATTACTGCTATACGAAGGATGATTCCTACACCCTCATCTTCGACAACGAGGTCAAACACCTCCTGGATGACATCTTCTGCGGCGATGGGCAGAGCAACGCATGCGTAATCACTTGTGGTGCCACCGCCAAAACCCACCTCATCATG GGGTCCCAGGATCATGATGGCTTGCTCAACATGGCCATGAAGGAAATCCTCCGCAGAGCCAAACCCATGGGGGCAGCCGTCAGCATTTCCTCTTATCAGGTGCTTCAGGATAACCATGTCTTTGATATCTTGAAGCCGAAGGACAGCGAGGTCCACGTGCTGGAGGATGCCACTGGAAGGACTCACCTCAAGGGCCTGTCCAGG GTTGATATCAAGTCATTTGAGGAGTTTTCAGATCTTTGTTGTGGTGGAAGTTACATGCTCAAACAAACCACAAAAACTTCAAACCAGTTACAGGCCAGAGGACACCAAGGCTTTGTTATTTACATTTCTAAAGTTTACAAGGCAGGCGGAGAATGTGCTGTATCTAAGATAAATTTCCTTGACTTGGCAG AATATGTTGATATCAAGCAGAAGAACTATGGTGGAGGGGTTGCTCCATCAAATTCTAACAAGTCATTATATGCTATCATGAATGTCGTGCAAGCTCTGAACAACAACCAGAGCTTCATACCCTACAGACCATATAAAGTAACTCGTATTTTGCAAGATTCTTTGTGCAAGACAAGTGGCGCTGTGTTGATCTGTTGTTTG GATGAAGTTTCCTGCCAAGATGCAGTCTCTACTCTTACTTTGGCTTCTCGCTCAAGCCAAGTGGTCAATGAACAATTCTACAACCTATCCTTGGGTACCAGAAGTTGTTCAAAATCAAATGCAAGCCTTTCAGTAAGGGCTAAGAATTTGTCAAGGTCATTGCTGCCCTCTATCCAGCAAAATTCTGTACCGAAGAATGGCCGAACCCAATTCATTAACAGTGCAGTAAAGGCAACTCGAACCCCCACTGCCAATAAGAG GTCTGAAGCAACCATGCATTCGGCCAAAAAACATGTAAGCTCTGTCTCTACTTCAATTAATATGAAGCAAATAGGAGCTAAGTCCATTCAGAGTGGCAG GAGGTTGTTCAGTACAACCACTGATTCATCAAAG GAGGATAAGATAGGTGCTGTGCCAACTATGGTGGCGAAAGCTGAG GAGGTTCAGTCATCACTTGGCATGGCAATTCAAGGCTCATCGCCGGTTGAG GATCCTTTTTGTCCCCTTGTTCAGGGCCATTCCTCTTCAGATTTGCATGCAGAGAATTCATATGCTGACTTGGGCATGACATGCTCATCTGATATAGCTG ATGAAATTGCTGAGAAGACTCCAGTCTGTGCTATCCAATCCTCTCCAAAGCTGAGCGATCGACTAAAAGAGATATCAAACTCATTGAAGCTTCTTAGCACTAGGCCAGTGAATATAAcaaaaccaaaaacagatatGCTTTGTGCCCAACCCTTTAGCACAGATGTAGCTGAACCAAGAACTCCTGCAGTTCAATTGAAATTTGGGCATGCTGAAAATCTTCAAGAGTCACTCAAGGGTCGCAGCACAGGGATTAAG AAATCCCTGGCTCAAGAGTGCTTGACAATTCTAAACAGCGCTAATAA GGAGCAGTTAAAAAGCCTTAAG GGTATTGGAGAGAAAAGAGCAAATTATATACTTGAGCTCCGAGAGGAGTCACCAGAGCCATTgaaaaat ATTGATGAGCTTAGAACCATCATTGGGATGAATAAAAATGAG ATCACCAAAATGATGTCAGAGATGATTCTGGACTTGTAG
- the LOC117848651 gene encoding kinesin-like protein KIN-10B isoform X2, with product MEEAAGATVAIPNSSSHPPRIRAAPVRVVARICPGGGSRGSFQVAARVSDAADSSPASASVSFIPINKEATPAAAGALTLRKDCEYKLDYCYTKDDSYTLIFDNEVKHLLDDIFCGDGQSNACVITCGATAKTHLIMGSQDHDGLLNMAMKEILRRAKPMGAAVSISSYQVLQDNHVFDILKPKDSEVHVLEDATGRTHLKGLSRVDIKSFEEFSDLCCGGSYMLKQTTKTSNQLQARGHQGFVIYISKVYKAGGECAVSKINFLDLAEYVDIKQKNYGGGVAPSNSNKSLYAIMNVVQALNNNQSFIPYRPYKVTRILQDSLCKTSGAVLICCLDEVSCQDAVSTLTLASRSSQVVNEQFYNLSLGTRSCSKSNASLSVRAKNLSRSLLPSIQQNSVPKNGRTQFINSAVKATRTPTANKRSEATMHSAKKHVSSVSTSINMKQIGAKSIQSGRRLFSTTTDSSKEDKIGAVPTMVAKAEEVQSSLGMAIQGSSPVEPCDETEKVVDVVSSERQEVVPCSVKELALVDIQEKDPFCPLVQGHSSSDLHAENSYADLGMTCSSDIADEIAEKTPVCAIQSSPKLSDRLKEISNSLKLLSTRPVNITKPKTDMLCAQPFSTDVAEPRTPAVQLKFGHAENLQESLKGRSTGIKKSLAQECLTILNSANKEQLKSLKGIGEKRANYILELREESPEPLKNIDELRTIIGMNKNEITKMMSEMILDL from the exons ATGGAAGAAGCAGCAGGCGCCACCGTCGCTATCCCCAATTCCTCCTCTCACCCTCCCAGGATTCGGGCCGCCCCCGTCAGAGTCGTCGCCAGGATCTGCCCCGGCGGAGGCTCCAGAGGCTCCTTCCAGGTCGCCGCCCGCGTCTCCGATGCGGCCGATTCGtctcccgcctccgcctccgtctCGTTCATCCCCATCAACAAGGAGGCCACTCCTGCTGCCGCCGG GGCTCTGACCCTGCGCAAGGATTGCGAGTACAAGCTCGATTACTGCTATACGAAGGATGATTCCTACACCCTCATCTTCGACAACGAGGTCAAACACCTCCTGGATGACATCTTCTGCGGCGATGGGCAGAGCAACGCATGCGTAATCACTTGTGGTGCCACCGCCAAAACCCACCTCATCATG GGGTCCCAGGATCATGATGGCTTGCTCAACATGGCCATGAAGGAAATCCTCCGCAGAGCCAAACCCATGGGGGCAGCCGTCAGCATTTCCTCTTATCAGGTGCTTCAGGATAACCATGTCTTTGATATCTTGAAGCCGAAGGACAGCGAGGTCCACGTGCTGGAGGATGCCACTGGAAGGACTCACCTCAAGGGCCTGTCCAGG GTTGATATCAAGTCATTTGAGGAGTTTTCAGATCTTTGTTGTGGTGGAAGTTACATGCTCAAACAAACCACAAAAACTTCAAACCAGTTACAGGCCAGAGGACACCAAGGCTTTGTTATTTACATTTCTAAAGTTTACAAGGCAGGCGGAGAATGTGCTGTATCTAAGATAAATTTCCTTGACTTGGCAG AATATGTTGATATCAAGCAGAAGAACTATGGTGGAGGGGTTGCTCCATCAAATTCTAACAAGTCATTATATGCTATCATGAATGTCGTGCAAGCTCTGAACAACAACCAGAGCTTCATACCCTACAGACCATATAAAGTAACTCGTATTTTGCAAGATTCTTTGTGCAAGACAAGTGGCGCTGTGTTGATCTGTTGTTTG GATGAAGTTTCCTGCCAAGATGCAGTCTCTACTCTTACTTTGGCTTCTCGCTCAAGCCAAGTGGTCAATGAACAATTCTACAACCTATCCTTGGGTACCAGAAGTTGTTCAAAATCAAATGCAAGCCTTTCAGTAAGGGCTAAGAATTTGTCAAGGTCATTGCTGCCCTCTATCCAGCAAAATTCTGTACCGAAGAATGGCCGAACCCAATTCATTAACAGTGCAGTAAAGGCAACTCGAACCCCCACTGCCAATAAGAG GTCTGAAGCAACCATGCATTCGGCCAAAAAACATGTAAGCTCTGTCTCTACTTCAATTAATATGAAGCAAATAGGAGCTAAGTCCATTCAGAGTGGCAG GAGGTTGTTCAGTACAACCACTGATTCATCAAAG GAGGATAAGATAGGTGCTGTGCCAACTATGGTGGCGAAAGCTGAG GAGGTTCAGTCATCACTTGGCATGGCAATTCAAGGCTCATCGCCGGTTGAG CCATGTGATGAAACAGAAAAGGTTGTAGATGTTGTGTCATCTGAAAGGCAAGAAGTAGTGCCTTGCAGTGTGAAAGAACTAGCATTAGTTGACATTCAAGAAAAG GATCCTTTTTGTCCCCTTGTTCAGGGCCATTCCTCTTCAGATTTGCATGCAGAGAATTCATATGCTGACTTGGGCATGACATGCTCATCTGATATAGCTG ATGAAATTGCTGAGAAGACTCCAGTCTGTGCTATCCAATCCTCTCCAAAGCTGAGCGATCGACTAAAAGAGATATCAAACTCATTGAAGCTTCTTAGCACTAGGCCAGTGAATATAAcaaaaccaaaaacagatatGCTTTGTGCCCAACCCTTTAGCACAGATGTAGCTGAACCAAGAACTCCTGCAGTTCAATTGAAATTTGGGCATGCTGAAAATCTTCAAGAGTCACTCAAGGGTCGCAGCACAGGGATTAAG AAATCCCTGGCTCAAGAGTGCTTGACAATTCTAAACAGCGCTAATAA GGAGCAGTTAAAAAGCCTTAAG GGTATTGGAGAGAAAAGAGCAAATTATATACTTGAGCTCCGAGAGGAGTCACCAGAGCCATTgaaaaat ATTGATGAGCTTAGAACCATCATTGGGATGAATAAAAATGAG ATCACCAAAATGATGTCAGAGATGATTCTGGACTTGTAG